A part of Candidatus Hydrogenedentota bacterium genomic DNA contains:
- a CDS encoding type II CAAX endopeptidase family protein, whose product MKPADWLAKARECFLVELRGLDARWHPTLIVASASVALLLPKYTGSLKWFPELLTAIGGTEFAGSCARIHFDQTFLLQGLFPLLMILAMREKPSAYGLGLGDIRLGLKMCGLFFLLYIPCFVVLFFNADFQAYYAGVTRSHETWGTFFAAQIPAIVFLCFRTEFFFRGFILFGIAKDYGAYAGMLMQVIPYVMVHAGKAQLEALGSLPVGLALAYLAVRTGSIWYGAFLHGSIALLFNALILLLHFAGR is encoded by the coding sequence CCGCTGACTGGTTGGCGAAAGCGCGGGAATGTTTTCTCGTCGAACTACGGGGATTGGATGCGCGATGGCATCCGACGCTTATCGTCGCCAGCGCCTCGGTTGCCCTGCTCTTGCCGAAATACACGGGTTCGCTCAAATGGTTTCCGGAACTGCTGACGGCAATCGGCGGCACGGAATTCGCAGGGTCCTGCGCCCGAATCCACTTCGATCAGACGTTCCTGCTGCAAGGCCTTTTCCCGCTGCTGATGATCCTCGCGATGCGCGAAAAACCGTCCGCATACGGCCTTGGCCTGGGCGATATCCGGCTTGGGCTGAAAATGTGCGGATTGTTTTTTCTGTTGTACATTCCGTGCTTTGTCGTTCTATTTTTCAACGCGGACTTCCAGGCCTATTACGCGGGCGTCACGCGATCCCACGAAACGTGGGGGACGTTTTTCGCCGCGCAGATCCCCGCGATCGTCTTCCTCTGTTTCCGGACGGAGTTTTTCTTTCGGGGATTCATCCTCTTCGGGATTGCGAAAGACTACGGCGCGTATGCGGGCATGCTTATGCAGGTCATCCCCTACGTGATGGTCCACGCGGGCAAGGCGCAACTGGAGGCGCTGGGATCGCTGCCGGTCGGATTGGCGCTGGCGTACCTCGCTGTCCGGACCGGTTCCATTTGGTATGGCGCTTTTCTCCACGGCAGCATCGCGCTGCTGTTCAACGCGCTGATCCTGTTGCTGCACTTTGCGGGACGGTAA